From the genome of Delphinus delphis chromosome 8, mDelDel1.2, whole genome shotgun sequence, one region includes:
- the RASSF7 gene encoding ras association domain-containing protein 7: protein MLSGLAAMELKVWVDGIQRVVCGVSEQTTCQEVVIALAQAIGQTGRFVLVQRLREKERQLLPQECPVGAQATCGQFASDVQFVLRRTGPSLAGRPSSDSCPPPERCPIRASLPPKPRPALDREPCKALAFSLGFPGLAPDPVPPEPVGPVAPMPGCCADLQGLERRVRRNAAELGQEAFWEQELRREQAREHEGQARLQALSAATAEHAARLQALDAQTRALEAELLMAAEAPGPPSPTASVAERLRQDLAAQERQSVEVQGSLALVGRALEAAEHALQAQAQELEELNRELRQCNLQQFIRQTGAALSPSPRPDGAPPGTQDLLPPSREEPLLGAPPSPALVSSLSPEITPMRQNSWR, encoded by the exons ATGCTCTCAGGGCTGGCGGCCATGGAGCTGAAGGTGTGGGTGGATGGCATCCAGCGTGTGGTCTGTGGGGTTTCAGAGCAGACCACCTGTCAGGAAGTGGTCATCGCACTGGCCCAAGCGATAG GCCAGACAGGCCGCTTCGTGCTTGTGCAGCGTCTCAGAGAGAAGGAACGGCAGCTGCTACCCCAGGAGTGTCCCGTGGGTGCGCAGGCGACCTGTGGACAGTTTGCCAGCGATGTCCAGTTTGTCCTGAGGCGGACAGGACCCAGCCTCGCTGGGAGGCCCTCCTCAGACAGCTGCCCTCCCCCTGAGCGCTGCCCAATCCGAGCTAGCCTTCCCCCAAAGCCTCGACCAGCACTGGACCGTGAGCCCTGCAAAGCGCTGGCCTTCAGCCTGGGGTTCCCTGGGCTGGCCCCCGACCCTGTACCCCCCGAGCCTGTGGGTCCCGTAGCACCAATGCCGGGCTGCTGCGCAGACCTGCAGGGCTTGGAGCGAAGGGTGCGCAGGAACGCAGCGGAGCTGGGCCAGGAGGCCTTCTGGGAGCAGGAGCTGCGGCGGGAGCAGGCCCGGGAGCACGAGGGGCAGGCCCGCCTGCAGGCGCTGAGCGCGGCCACGGCTGAGCATGCCGCTCGGCTGCAGGCCCTGGACGCCCAGACCCGCGCCCTGGAGGCCGAGTTACTTATGGCCGCAGAGGCCCCTGGGCCCCCCTCACCCACAGCGTCTGTCGCAGAACGCCTGCGCCAGGACCTGGCCGCCCAGGAGCGGCAGAGTGTGGAGGTGCAGGGCAGCCTTgccctggtgggcagggctctggAGGCTGCTGAGCACGCCCTGCAG GCCCAGGCCCAGGAGCTGGAGGAGCTGAACCGGGAGCTGCGTCAGTGTAACCTGCAGCAGTTCATCCGGCAGACGGGGGCTgcactgtccccgtccccacgGCCGGATGGGGCTCCCCCTGGCACGCAG GATCTTCTGCCTCCGTCCAGAGAAGAGCCCCTGCTGGGAGCCCCCCCGAGTCCAGCCCTGGTGTCCAGCCTGAGCCCAGAGA TCACCCCCATGAGGCAGAACTCCTGGAGGTAG